A window of Punica granatum isolate Tunisia-2019 chromosome 8, ASM765513v2, whole genome shotgun sequence genomic DNA:
attttactctcAAGTTATAAATCTTTAACTCGAGAAATGTAGATGTCCAAAAAAAGCAAACTAGTTTTGCTTCAGATTCGAAATATACACGAAGAGATTGCTATTCTAATAAAGAAATCAGTGTGCAGAAAAAGACCGGCATATTAGATGGGATATACAATGTGCAAGAAACAGATTATGTCCTCGAAGAATGACACAGGGATATCGTGCAAGGCCACCAAATCCTTCAAAAAGGGAGAGCTCTGCTCTTTACAGAAGGGTTGACATTGAGGAAATAATGAGAAAAAGTTGCAAGACTTCTCATGGTGAGGCTGAGGCCACGCTTTGTTATTCTCAccctacttttctgctctctTTAGCCCCTTTTTCAGTCCCTTTCTTATATACGGGTGAGGAAGGTCCCATATCCTATTCCTCCAAAGTGAAGATGCAATTTTTTGTTCGGAGCTTCGTGTATCTACCAGCTTCAAGGATGAGTCGATTAGACCTTGCAACATACGAGGTCAATCAAGTTCATCTAAGATAAATGCATGTGCAGACATGGAATATATATCTCAAAGAGCTCGAAAGAAACCAGCAACCAGCTTCTTTCAAAGTTCTAGACCTTGTATTGAGCTATAAACGAGTAAGATACTCAGGGAAATATGTACCTAGAAACGATTTCATTCAACAAATGCAAAACACAAGAATAATCCATAAAAGCCAGCACAAGACTCTGAAGTTCATAAAGTCGACACTCCATGCAGGAGTAAGAACCTCTCCAACTTGCTTTTGCTCTGGCTTCAAGAAAGCAGACAATGACCTCCAACCCATGAATATTCTCACCGTCCCCGCAGAATCCGCTGCAACAAATGGAAAAGATTTGGTAAATCAAGGGAGAATCATATTTATGTTTTGTACTTCACCCGATAGAACAGAATCTTTCTTCACAAATAACCACTGGCAGAgtagaaagaaaattggagGGCTGCCTatcatgaaaatcaaattcATGACCAACCAAACTGCTTTTTTCTATATGTTAACTTTTCTTACCAGCATAAACACTAGATAAAGATTGAGAGAGCATGAGCCTTCCAAGAACTTACCCGACCTCTTGCTGCTTTATCAGTTCCTTGGGGCCGGGTGCTGGGCACTGAATCTGTCTCAGGTACCATATTCCCAAGCTTCTGAAATGCCTGCAGGGCTCTTGCAACAAATGGACGGACTATATTCACTTCCATTGCAGATAACGATCTTATCTGCTCAATCATAAATTCAAGATATTATGTACCCAAACACGTCTTACATACTGAGCAATAGGCAGAAAATAACTTGACTAGACTTGCTTTTGGATTAGCACATTTACATGGTGGAAGAAGAAATTCACAACTTCTGAAATACCAGTTTCTAATTCAACTCAAGAACCCCTTGCTAGTGGGAGGTAGATGTGCGTAGCTCTTTCATTATAAAGAAAGAACCTTTGCGTATTAGAGAAGGCGGCCAATGACCTAATGCTTCCGTTATTACATGCCTGCAACATCTGCAGATTGCAGTGAATTTTTCGAGAAGGGAAAAGGCTATTCGCAACTCCAGCCACCATTTCTTTCTTCTAAGAAAGACAGTCCACCATTTCTCTCAAACTCTCATGCAAAATCATTTCCTGGGGCTATATCCCTGCAGGATTTCTATGTTCATGACTGTTTTCTAAAAAAGATTATATCTTCTACTGCGCAAGAATGCACATAAGAATAGCAGAGATATACTCTAGTTGATTTTAAATCTAGCCATTCATAGAGAAGAGTATTAACAATCGCCAGATAAAGATTATATCCAAGTCTCTGGTTCCAAGTTTGCAGCCAAGAGATGCAAAGTACTCTGTTTTTGCGAAATATGAGACAGCCATAACAGAATTTGTATTTTGATTTAGTAAGATCTCCAGCGAAGGAAAAGCCAACCTGTACAGCAGATGTACGACCATCAAATGTCTCTAAGCTGGTCTCCACTTTATGAAACCTTACGTCTCTAATGTCCTCCATTAAAGACCTCACCTATAAAAATCACCATAATATAAGTTCTTCCTATAAGTTCAAACGCATAAATCACGAGAAAGCTAGAAGTCCTACCATATAAATGTCAGGAATGTCATCCTGTGCACTAtcaattacaaaaattttagTCAGTATTGCCATCAAAACCCCCAATCTATACAAGTGCTCACTTGAGAGATATTTCTAGGTACTCACTGGTCAAAAAGTAGTCTTGAAATTTCCACATAATGAAATGGTAGCACTTGAAACTCTTTCTCGGAGTCCCGCTCAGCTTCCAGAACTTGTGTCAGTTTTTCTGGACAAAAGCATATTGTCATTATAAATCACGGATTAGATACAATACTTCAGGGTCTAAGATAGCTATTTTACACCCAAATGAACGTTAACAAACATGTAAATTCCTCAGGGTCTAAGGAAAGCGGCTATTTAGCAATCATTCAGCCAAATCAGCATAGAAATTGTTCAGTTCTCCCCATTATATAGTTAGTAATTATAGCTCCCTTTGATGATCACTGGAAAATGTGTATGTTGAAGCTTAATAGGGTGAAGTACTATACCCACTGACATCCACTCTGGAGGTCGAATTCTACACTTCCCCCTCTTCTTCAAAGCTACAGCAAGCCAAAGGGGTACTTCAGTGGCAATTTGAGGTAGAAATGGACCAAAATCTCCCtgttcaacaacacaattgaATCAACCACTATTCAAGCAAGGAGATATCAGCAAGCACCACGCATTTCCCGTGAATCGCAGTGAGATTACTAGTTCTTCAGCAAATCAGCTACGAAATCTCCATGAACCAAGTGAAGAATAAAATCGTGCGTAACAGTGAGCTGCTGAAGAGGACagagcagagagagagggaagatTACCCGGATCAAATTGAGCTGATCCATTCTCATATTCGGCACAATCTCGATCAACTCATCTTCTGCAATAAACTCGATCTGAGATGGGAAATTTCGCGTTAGTGAGCCAGTAAACTAATCAAGTCAAGAGGATCCAAAAAACGCAAAGCAAATAAGGAGGACCTCTTCGGCGGAGAAGACGTGGAATTGGGAGCAGCTCTGAGCCGCCATTTCAGCTGACACAATCTAGGGTTTCAACCAGTGAATTGGGAATGTGGACGAACTCCAGCAATTAAAGCGGTTGAGCTCAAGTGGCCATGGAATCGGTTTGAAGATCGAGCGGAAGGAGAGAGAAGATGAACGAGATGAGTCGTGAGCTGAGACCGAGACGTCGGACAGGATTGCGGTGGTGAGAGAGTGAGACTGAGAGACGGCTGATTGCGCGCGAAACCTCAAAATGGTCAGACTGTTCCATTTTTCGAGCGGCGGGAAAAAGTGCTTTGGATATTTGCGAAATTACTCGAGACTTTGCATCCATTTAAAATATACCCAGAAAACTAtcatttttatctttcttACCCCCCAAACTTCTCGCTTGTAAACTAATTTTCCCCTATACTAATTTCGTGCCCGAACTATTTTCCCTATAGTTATTTTAACCGCGACATGATAAGAAAATTCGGGGTGTCAAACATACGGAGCCCATTAGAAAGACTTCATAAAACAAGACGAAAATCACTAAGTCAACGAGTCTAATAGAGATATTTAAGATACTTAAGGTTGTTACAGATTTTGAATTCAAATAGAATTAGAATCATTTCAGTTGTAGCCATATCTCTTTTGTTATTCAGTTAACTTATAATCTATACACtcccttttatatataatgagaACATACTCACACCCTTAAGTGTGAAGGTTTACAGCCAATCTATCTTTCTCTCATAGTGTatttatggtatcagagcggatTATGCTTCCGCATGCCTACGCGCGTATGCGCGTGgactcacaccacgccaggcccagtatgtccgagtgcagccaagagcgcgcctcgtgttagtatcccccctcgcccgagcacggaagatgagcccggctcgaagtcaattgttgagggcgggtatttaagggcacgtgacaacgtgtaggcagaaatagaccacacattgcacgtgagggcgggtgttgaggagtaaaatgggataaatcccacatcgaaaaagaaaatgaaaatccatgggttaatatatggcttgggtaccaccacttatcagcttgagcttttaagtggatatgggcctGAGCTCGTATAAGCCCAATAGAAATTTAATAGAGTCCAATActatctttttaaatttagaGCAAATAAGCTAGCGCGATATAATGTAGAATGGTCAGCTTGGTCGAAAGCTGACAAGCCAAGTTAAATGATCGAAAGAAGCAGGAACTTGCAAAGCTGATTTGTTACTCGATGTAATGTAATGAGCTTGTGGAGCGTTTAGCTTCGTTTAAGTTCGATCCATTgccaaattaatatataagcaaaaaaaaaatatttgaaggaaaaaaagaaaatggtatGGATGAAAGTGGTGGGTAGACACGAGGGGCCCATAGATTGAGAGGGTGAGATAACGTGGGCTCAGTTCAGCCCGCTCACTCTAATCTAATCCGCTTATCCCCTCAGAAGAAAAGCCGTGGGTTCCACCGCAAACCCGTGAGCCCTCACCACACTTCACCTGACCAAAATCTCTCCTGCGAATCGACCAAATTGCCCCTCCCCTCCTCTGGTTGCAGGTGGGCGAGGAGGGCGCGGTCCGTTCTTCCATTTGACCCGAAGATATTCCATTTTCCATCTTGACAACTCATTATCATCATTCTATACTCTATACACTCTTAGGTGACGTTTGGGGGGATTGCCGGTAACGTGATTACTTGTAATCCACATTACCTCGAGATATATTCTCGCCAATTAAATTACCGATTATCCACATTTATACCCCTTTCGTTGTAATGATTGCCATTCAAGCGGAAATGTACGGGCAAGAATGTAGATTGTCATGACTTAACCAAACATGAGAATTCTGTAAATTCGTGgaatttaaatcaattttcctAGGAATTCACAATAATTCTCACGTACCAAACTCCTCGGtggataatattattatataatatgacAATAAAGCATTCTTTTGAGAGAAgactttataaaaaaaaaaaaaagcaagacattttctttctttgagaAAGAGCGATTgttctttaaaaaaatgagtggtgatttttaattttattttaaagaacTTGAGAATGAATGATAGCCAATAGATAATATAACTTAAAATTTAgctactcttttttttaaaataattaatactatgtttgtttataaaattaaattttacttaactttacttaacttttccgtcaatttaacaatacaatcattatttttcaatctttttcTGCAAATTATCTCtcatactttttattatttactattacaattaatttttattactaAATTTCCTCAACTATccaatactttttttcttaactttaatactttttctcaattcaataatacaatcattacttttttatttccttcttAAATTCTCCCACATACTTTTTCcaactaattttattttcatcttttcaaaacaaactaaatcaaacttaacttcATTACCAAACGCAATGTTCATATTATAATCAGGAATGCACGCGGAGTGGAAAGTGTGAGGTGGCAATCGTTCCGTTTCCCCCAATAAAATTTTGACActtcaaaaattttacatatCCTGCATCAATTCTCGATAATTGCTCTCCAATTTGAAAATCCTGGAGCCACCCCAACTAcattttgaaagaaaaatatgcaTGTACTATCCCTGCTCTATATAACAATTGTATGAGTAGATGTAGAGTTGCATTCAACTGTTATTGTATCGAATCCTTCAACAATAAATTGACATTTTTAAACGTCATATTCAATCTTATGATTTTCAACgtaaattttttagaaaatcttGTTATTTTGGTAATTGAACAGCCATATCTCAGTCTctcattataaaaaaagagaagaaaataaacGATTATACCAATATATAAAGGGTAGATAGAATCCGAcctccaaaaagaaaaaaaatgcccCACAGCAaaactgaaaaaaagaaagggaatatatgaataaataattttaaaacatattTCCGTCATATGACGAGAATATTCGCATCCTGCGTGTCCATAAACGTCATTTCCCTGTATAATCAACAAATCAATATTTAATTGGACGATACTATCCACGGCATTGTTCACACACTTCTTCGCCTTTTGTCTCTCCTCTCCCTCACTCACAGATAACGAAGCCATAACTAAACGCCTCCGGAGCAAGAGCCAGGAAGTCCAGTCACTGTGAGATATGGCGAGAAAGTTCTTCGTCGGCGGCAACTGGAAATGCGTAAGCCTCCGATCCATGATCTGTGATTCGATGGCGGTCGTAGTCTTAGCTCGTTGATTTGTTTATCTGTTTGATTGCCGGGATAAAGTGTTCATTGCCGTGTTCATCATCGTGGGTGGATCAGCTGATTTGGAGCGATTGTCAGTTGATCTGCTCTTGAATGAAGCTTGCTTACATCGCTCGATTTCTTAATCTTCTGGTCATTTCCTTTGCAACTCAGCTGAGCACATATGTCGATCTGTCTGTctgcgtctcgatgttttcGATTTTGATGATTAATCGATGCTGTTGGTTGCATTATTGGGACAgatttattgtgtagtgatgGTAGTTGGATTTTCTGGCTGTCAAGCTAAATCCGGAGCAGAACTTTGTGAATCTGTCTCCTGTATTCTGTTGTTCTTTGGAAAGCCAAGCCTGCCTTGTGTCATGGTCACTGTTGTATGTCTATGCTCGTTCAATCATACTGCGAATGGTTTACGCTTGACGGTTGTGAATCGGTTGACATGTGTACAGAATGGAACCACTGAAGAGGTGAAGAAGATTGTGGCTATGCTTAACGAGGGCAAAGTGCCATCGCAGGATGTTGTAGGTAAGTCGAGTTGTCAAGTTTGTACATTCTTGCCTTGTCATTCTCTGCACTGCTTGCTTCCATGTAATGCACTCAGCATCAGGGATGTGTCTAGGGGCTTTATATGTCCTGTAGACTCGTCTTCTTGTTAAACTCCTCTTAAGTGGTGACAAAATttgatgattttgattttgcaatAAGTTGAACTGATTCCGTATGAAACCTGCCTTTTGTCCTTTGTTTTCTTCGGTAAGTTCTTAATtgttttttctgttttcagcTTCACAAAATGGTCTAAATTCTAATACATTTAAATCTTGTGATTTTTTAAGAGGTTGTGGTGAGCCCTCCTTTCGTGTTCCTTCCTTTGGTGAAGAGTCTGTTGAGGCCTGATTTCCATGTTGCTGCACAAAACTGCTGGGTTAAAAAGGGAGGTGCTTACACTGGTGAAGTTAGGTACGTTATTCATCTGGCTCACATCATCGTTTAGTAGTTTGTTGTAAGAACCTGTCAGCACCATAGGAGTGAGAAAATTTCCTATGCTTGCCAAGCTGCAAATTGTATCAGCTGCATCACTTAATGCACATACTTCGGCAGATTGTATTCCCTATACATCTTAATGACTTTTGTGTGCACTTGCTCTTCTTGTAGcaaaataattgagaaaatgtaTTTTGCATGACAACCGACTATCTGATATGTTATGCATGCAGTGCGGAGATGCTTGTCAATTTGGACATTCCCTGGGTCATTATTGGACATTCTGAAAGAAGACTTATTCTTGGTGAATCAAATGAGGTTAGATTTATTTTCTCTGGCTGAACATCCATTGTTATCTAAGAGAGATGCTACAGGTTTCAGTATCTGTGTTTTAATCGACTGATAATGTGTTTCTATTGATTGTCACAGTTTGTGGGCGACAAGGTTGCATATGCCCTTTCTAAAGGTTTGAAGGTCATAGCTTGTGTTGGTGAGACACTTGAACAGCGAGAAGCAGGATCTACAGTTGAAGTGGTTGCTGCCCAAACGAAAGCAATTGCTGGTAATTACCTAAAGAGAAAACCAAATTGTCACTTTCTTCAGTTTAGTATCTTTATGGATACGCTTGTTAATGTTGTAGCCCACATCAGATAACTTGACACTTCATTGTAATTTTGTTGACTTGTCTTGCAGAGCGGATTACAAGTTGGGACAATGTTGTTGTAGCCTACGAGCCTGTGTGGGCAATTGGAACTGGAAAGGTCGCAACTCCAGCTCAAGCTCAGGAGGTCTGTCAATCCCTTTAACCTGTTATTTCACCCCGTCTTGTATAGTCATTTTGTACTGCTTGAAGCAAACTTTTCTCTGTTGAAACTTTTATTTACTGGATGAGATGAGATGGTCTTCTTGCGTGGAACTCATAAGATTTGACCATACTGCAGGTCCACTTTGAGCTAAGGAAATGGCTCCATGCAAACACCAGTCCTGAAGTTGCTGCCTCAACTCGCATTATAT
This region includes:
- the LOC116187156 gene encoding DNA replication complex GINS protein PSF2 isoform X1, which codes for MAAQSCSQFHVFSAEEIEFIAEDELIEIVPNMRMDQLNLIRGDFGPFLPQIATEVPLWLAVALKKRGKCRIRPPEWMSVEKLTQVLEAERDSEKEFQVLPFHYVEISRLLFDHAQDDIPDIYMVRSLMEDIRDVRFHKVETSLETFDGRTSAVQIRSLSAMEVNIVRPFVARALQAFQKLGNMVPETDSVPSTRPQGTDKAARGRRILRGR
- the LOC116187156 gene encoding DNA replication complex GINS protein PSF2 isoform X2: MAAQSCSQFHVFSAEEIEFIAEDELIEIVPNMRMDQLNLIRGDFGPFLPQIATEVPLWLAVALKKRGKCRIRPPEWMSVEKLTQVLEAERDSEKEFQVLPFHYVEISRLLFDHAQDDIPDIYMVRSLMEDIRDVRFHKVETSLETFDGRTSAVQAFQKLGNMVPETDSVPSTRPQGTDKAARGRRILRGR
- the LOC116189562 gene encoding triosephosphate isomerase, cytosolic, which produces MARKFFVGGNWKCNGTTEEVKKIVAMLNEGKVPSQDVVEVVVSPPFVFLPLVKSLLRPDFHVAAQNCWVKKGGAYTGEVSAEMLVNLDIPWVIIGHSERRLILGESNEFVGDKVAYALSKGLKVIACVGETLEQREAGSTVEVVAAQTKAIAERITSWDNVVVAYEPVWAIGTGKVATPAQAQEVHFELRKWLHANTSPEVAASTRIIYGGSVNGANCKELGAQPDVDGFLVGGASLKPEFIDIIKAAEVKKNA